From uncultured Pseudodesulfovibrio sp.:
ACAAACGGTTTAAACGACTTGGACAAATCCGACTGCTGCAGCTCGAACATCTTCTTCGTATGCTCACGGAACGTTTCGTAGCCAAGTCCGAATACCGGAGCTTCGGCCCCCATGGTCATACCGGCCTTCCAGATGGTCGGTCGCTCGGTCTTACCGAACCCTTCAATCCGTTTTTCAATATAATTCACGCTGTTCTCGACACGTTTCGACGGCACTACGCTCTTCATACCATACACAAGGCAAACGCTCAGGGCGATGGTCAGAGGAAATGAAATGCAGACAAGCAACAACTTCCTTTTGGAAAAATGGAATTGTCGTTCAGTAGAATTATAGGAATAGAAGATAAGCCAGCAGCAAAAGAGAATGATCGGATACGCTACCCATGAGGCCCTTGAGAGCGTGAAGATAAGAGCAAACTCTGCTCCGACAAGAATTCCGAAAATCAGCCACTTCTTCCATCGAACAGGCGTTTGCATCCGTTCAATGAGATACGGCAGAGCAACGATGACGAACTGTGCAAACCATCCCGGATTCAGGAAGATGGAAGAAAAACGACCAGCAGCTTGCTTGCTTTCATTGAAGAAAAGGCTCTGAACGATCTCGCCAATGGAAAAAAGCACACAGAGGATAAGCCCCATGACCACGCCCCTGAACAAGGCCTTATAGCAATCTCTCGGCGATTCGGTGCGGGCTATCAACCAAATAAATACAAAAAATAGAACTAGCCGGTTGCACGCGGCCATAGAATATTGGATCGCAAAATCGATGGAGTTTCGATATATCGTCTGAAAAAAACGAAAATCACCGCTAATATGCCATTGGTTGGCTATACTGTCGAAGGGAAAAAGCAAAAGAGACGAGCACGCCAGCAAAATATAGGCGACCAACGAATACTTGATGGGATT
This genomic window contains:
- a CDS encoding O-antigen ligase family protein, which encodes MKTIITFVIPLTYFVFSHITRAYALMSAPVLPVLAGLVLIAGAACFWARKQLPLKILFTLLGLSMIVAGEHSWSVRNQVFEWGLNGFCLFLLLAHQLKDNKTQVLNPIKYSLVAYILLACSSLLLFPFDSIANQWHISGDFRFFQTIYRNSIDFAIQYSMAACNRLVLFFVFIWLIARTESPRDCYKALFRGVVMGLILCVLFSIGEIVQSLFFNESKQAAGRFSSIFLNPGWFAQFVIVALPYLIERMQTPVRWKKWLIFGILVGAEFALIFTLSRASWVAYPIILFCCWLIFYSYNSTERQFHFSKRKLLLVCISFPLTIALSVCLVYGMKSVVPSKRVENSVNYIEKRIEGFGKTERPTIWKAGMTMGAEAPVFGLGYETFREHTKKMFELQQSDLSKSFKPFVLRDTAHNIYVQFFVGQGVAGLSIWLIVMALTVAVLVRDALNNGEILSLSAALSIVTFHIYGLFQSMQYIAIVLLLAMLAVGYAMTFDREAVGARLWKAARICGIACLLVAIFGVGNYILDHGYVSLKEKYQVEEYFTSFSWD